The Rhododendron vialii isolate Sample 1 chromosome 3a, ASM3025357v1 nucleotide sequence AGCTTGGTCCATGTCATCAACAATTCATCATCTCTTGATCACATCAATTACTGTATCAGAATATCCTCCTGATCATCCCCCTCAGGTAGCCGTTGTGAAATGGAAAATTGATTAGGCCCTCCCTTATAAAACGAGGTTGAAGCCAATAGAACACTTTGCCTGCCCGCTCCACTATTAGGACTGGCACCCCCTTATGACTCTCCCTAGTCCCTAGACTCCGGGGAAGTGCAAGGCAACATCCTGATCACTTTATCCTTATCCACACTCACCATCACCCTTATTTATTCCAGCATCAACATCCTCTTGCTCCATATTATGCTTACTCCATAGCCATCCTTAATCATCCAAACTTTATTCTTTGTTCTGAGTTCCCCCAGTACTAGTAGCAGCAGATTCAATCCCTTGACATGTTTTTTGTCCAAAGACCATACATTTAACACATTTCAAGGGTCTCCATGATACCAGACTTTTATTAAAGCGAGAACCTTTGGACCTAACCAAGTCAAAATTATGTGGAGAGCACTAGAGCAGACTTTTACAGGCCTCAATCATCTGATCGGCATACAACATACAGCATACAGGGGCCTCCTTATGGCACTTGCCACATAGCTCAACCTCTCTTCTGTCCATATCTGTAGATGGTATTATAGTGGTGAGCCCAAATGGGGATTTCTTACTGCTCCTTCTCCAAATTCTATTGATGAAGAAGGTATCTGAGTATATCCATCAGATGAAACTTCTGTTAGGccaaaatttgcccaaattttcCTAGCAGTGTTCTTCACAGCCATAAAGGGTAATTTCCTATCAACTCATAGTAACCTTGTATGCGATCTTTCCACTTAGGGATACGTGtacttttcaattttgtcaGGATGACTCACAAGGAGTTCACCAAGTCTAAGAATGGGCTGGTCACCCAACGAAAACGGGGACGGTCAGCCAGCTAAGGCCCACTTTCACCTTTGTTCTTTCAATTTTGCCATCTGAGTCCCTTTTGCTCTTGTAGACCCATTTACATTCAACTGCCTCGTAGCTAAAGTGGGaaggaaaaattgaagtttCCTGGCTCCTGCAATGAATCACGGGATTATGGCCAGCAAATTTATCTTTTGAAGGGACGGTAGGCATGGAAGGAAGCTTTAACTTTTATCCATGGAGGGATTCACAGGCAAAGATCGGCTCGTATGCAGATGAAGACCTTTTCCTTGTAATTCTTGCGTAGCATTGACAGTTCGGCATTCATCCTGTAATATGCCTAGCACCAGGACCATCGGATTCATCTACCAACAGGTGATCATAATCGGCAAGTTGGATTTCTCCAGCATGTCGATAAGGTCAATTCTCTGTGGAGAAACTGACGAACTGAAACCAGAAACCGTACCACACTGAACTGATCCAGGCTGCGGATTAGCACCATCAAAAATAGGAAAATCAACATCGTAATTACCTGTAGACATCATGATGAACAGCTTTCAGAGTTTTGTTGCTTGTTGAGCAAACATACACAGTTCAGGAGCTATGATCCTGGGAAGTCAATGCCTAATCATATAGGACAAGATATGATACTCATTTAGAATGTCCATGTTGTGCTTGAGTTTGTTGTGTTATCTGAAGAGTTTTGCAACTCTTGCTCAAATGCAGTTCTGGTATCTGAATTGCAAATGCATTCTTAATCCAACAATATTGTCTGCCAGTTTGAACCTTATGTTTAATGATTGAGGTCAtctattgtggtgtaaattgaaaataaaatatattgtGGGGATAGCTTATATGATTGAATCTCTGCCTAATCTTTCTCTGGAATGCTTGGGATTTTGTTAGAACAAGTTGGAGCTTTTGAGATCATACAATTGGTTTGATCCTGCCAGGCAAGCTTCAGTGGCCTTAAATGTGTGGCAGCCGGAGGTTATTCGGGGCAGGCATAAACAAATAGTTGAGCAATGTGCTATACCTGCTGACTCGAGAATCCATGCACTTGAGATGGAAGTTAGGCTTTGCAAGCAGCAGATTACGGGTCTTGATAAGGCTTATGTATGTGCAGTGTGAACTTTACTGAATCCATGCTATTGGGCTTCACTTGTTGAATTTAATTGTACATCATATGATGGTTTATGTAACATGCCAGAGAGATGAGAGTACAAGGCTTGATGCAACAAAGGAGCAGTTGGGATCCATAAAGTACCACCCTCTACGAGATTTCACCTCGACAAGTGGCAGGGTCGATGAATGTGGCATTAAGAGGAAAAAGTCGAGAAAAGACAATATTAAATGTAAGGGTTGGATTTCCTTCTTTGTTTCTGTACGATACATTACGTAAGTTGGGGAACAAGTCGATTAATATTGTCTCCCCTTGTGTGTGTTTGCTCTATTTTCCTTTAGCAAGCTAAACTATTTTTCTGTTTGTATTGCATAATTAAAATAAGTTCACTTGCAGGGGCTGCGACTCAAGTACAAGAGGCTAGAAAACAATGAACCTGGTGTATCATACGAATTTTGAGTCTAAAGTGAAGACAGAAATTGATGTAGCAAGGTCAGATGTTATTGATTCTGAATTAAGAAGTACAGTTGCTCGGGGATTTCTATTCACAGAAACACATACTCTAATCCTTCTCTTCTAGAGCTTTGACTCAAGGGCTTGGCAGCTTCTATGCAACTCGAATGGGAAGATCTTTTTCGGTCTTTGAGATGCGAAGATGACGGAATCTGTTGGACCTTCACTTGAGGGCTTCGCAGTTTGTTTCTCAAATCAGTCTTCACGATCTTCTTCAACTGGGTAGAAGAATGTGTTGAGTTTTGAGGCTTCAGGACAAACTGTTTGTGACTCCAATCTCCAGGTGTGGTAGGAGTTTGACGGAGCTTCATCATGAACGATTGCCCTGAAGCTGCCAACTTAGGCAGGAAATGCCTTCGGGGCTTTGGAGGCTTCAATCCTTGGAGGTTTCCCCCTGAAGCTGCCAACTTGGACAGGAAACACCTTCGGGGCTTTGGAGGCTTCAATCCTTGGAGCTTTCCCCGTTGGATGTATTCAAGTGTTGAAGGTGGACTTGTGTCAGCACGTTCTAAGAGCTTGTAGCtttgatatcttttttttttttggctaagcgAAAGGGTGGGTTGGATTGAACCAGCGCTGGCATAGAATGTTCGGACTTAAGCCATAGCCTCCCCCTACCGGGAAGAAAATATTGATCCATAATGATGTCACAGGCTCCTTCACCAGGCCCCCACCGAAATGCAAGTTAAATTTGGAGCCCTCTCTCCCAACCATCCGAGTTCCAATTATCGAACTCGAGACCGGTAGGAGAGGAGCCGCCTTATGTTCGCTGCTCCAACCGCTTGAACTACCACGTGGTTGTAGCTTTGATGTCTCTCGCGCTTGATGTGATGTCTTTGTACATGATTTGCTTGATGTAGGATTGTAGTCTGGAGGCGCCCCCTCTGCCAAATTTATATTGCGGAGAAACTATTCTTATGGTTTTTGAATATAGTTTTGTTTTATGGACCGTCTCTTTAGGTTCTTCTCGGGTCCACATCGATGAGCAGAACCGTCCATTCCCCCGATACGAAACGCTGTAGTTGGGTAGtttaaaattcaatttccaaACAACCAATGCATTGGAAGCCGAGCATGTATGTGTTTCTACCGTGAGGCCAATCCATGTGCTGACATTCTCTCAGGGATGGGTTTCAACGAATTAATTTCTTTCAGTAATTTTCCTATTTGTGTAGCTAATCAtttaaggggttttttttttttacatcattTAAGTTACACTCTCAAGGAGTTTGCTACCGCTGCTGTTTATTTGCCTTTTTTCACGAAAAGAAAGACAAGACATGTCCACAGCGGAGAGATTATAGGTTCGTGGCTAGTGATATGGAAAAATTTATATGAATCTAATTAAATATAGGGATGTGATTTTAGCACTCTATTTTTAACCAATAACACTTCACTTTTAGCACTCTATATAGTGCCAGTGGTTAAAACTGGAGGGTCCAAATCAATTTACTTGAATATATAGCTAGTAGGatttctctccaattttttGTTACAAACTTACAATAGAATTTTACACACAATACCCCTTTTATACTTGGTTACTTTTAAAGGTTTGAGTCTCCCTTGGCCTGCCCCGATGTGCACTGGTAGCTAAGCTCACGAGATAAAATATGGATCGTCACAATCGGTAAAGAAAACCAGAAAACAATGCCAAAAGCTGGTTTAGATCATGCCAATTGACGTGTGTTTAGTGGGTCGTGTATGGCCAACCCCGAGGCAATGCCAAGCTCGTCAAAAAACGATGATTTTACATTGGCTCCGATTTCGCCCGGGCAACGTATGCTATGTAAATAATGCGCTACATGATAACATGCGTATCCATCTAGTGTCGTTGGTTGCGGCGTGTGGCGGCAGTGATGTGTGGCTGCGCTGTTGGGGTTAGTTTTGGATTCTTGGGTTGGGCTTGGCCCTTTGGGCCTTGCCTTTAGGGTGTTATGGCTTTGCTTTAGGTATTGTGGGCTTGGCCCATTGGGTGTTTTGAGTTTTATCCCAACTGCTGTCGTTTTttcatccaactttttgttgaattCTCATTTACTTCTCCTGCTCGATGTACCATttatcaagtttcttaataaaatattatttttgccgataaaaaaaaaaaaaaaacatacgtACCCATCAGTTTATATATGATCGTACCACTGAGACCGTTACATACCCGACGACCGGCCCGTTAGGGTTTTTGCATTACATATGGAACCGTATTAAATGAGGATCTGTACTCAGTGAGGCTCACCTTTATTTATAGAGAGGGGGTCAACCTACCTAAACGATATAGAGCCATATAATTGAGAGGTTCAGGGAGTAAGAGAAATAAAGACAAAGATTATGAAGTTTCCTCCAACCTTTAGGTGATGGCACGTGATCCCTAGTAGTGGGCCCAGACACACATgcatcagaaaaaaaaaaaattcaactttctATCCCACTTTGGTTGCCCTATTGActacattttaaataaaaagctTGTAAAAAACAAAAGGCAGACGTTTAATTAGCAAGGTTTGTTTCGGATGTTTTGGCTCTTTTTTGTGGTGTACTTTTGGTTGGATTCTTGCTTTCTATGGGTTTTGATTCTCGGGTGGTGTTTTTTTTGTCGATGTGTCCGtgatccgtttaatctttgtaatctcttTATAGATTAATACAAAACtttttgctttgaaaaaaaaaacaaaacttaagaGTGTTTGAGCAAGTTTACGCGGGATGTGAACCAGTCTCACCGCCAACTAGCGAGGGGCCCAATTAAAGTCACGATATATAAAGTTCCGTATGAACTAACCACAAAAATTAGTAATCCCTCCGTCCCGAAATAATAAATGTCTGCTCCccaaaacgagaacttaaaaataatacgaatttttcaagaaaaatgctAACTTTTTTCAACACTTTAttagatactccctccgtccctaaataagtgtccggcgcgcaaaattaggccttacaaaatatgcatgtttttcattaaaaaatttaattttttttcacaatctaatagaactcattgctatttattgatttgtgaaaaaattttgatttttttaaagaaacaaatgcatctttttaaaggcctaggtttgcgcgtcggacacttatttagggacagagggagtatttatcatgagttctttaaatttatggaaaaaaaattaaactttttctcgaagaaaatgaattatttCGAAGTCTTCGTTTTACTGATTTGACATTTATTTTGGAACAGAGATGGTAGCACCTAGCTAGGAGGTTTCACAGGCCCAAGAGCTAAGAGGGAGCAAGTTGCCACAAGAGCTAGCGGGATCAATCTTACCGTCTGCTATGGCCCAATTTAAAGTCACGATAAAATCTCATATGCCTGACCACAAAaattaatactccatccgttttAAATTGAGAGTCTCTTTTGGGgattccaactttttaaaaagatatGCAATGATTACACCTACAATGCCTATTATTTTCACCATTACCTCTATATTCTACCTATTTTATTATAACACTGATATTCACTCTTGAGGGACACTTTTAgaaaatcaccaaattttttctttcatttttggaaaagggccatcattttggaacaatccaaaatggtataatggactctcaatttggaacggaaggagtaGCACCCATGAGGTTTCGCCTAAGAGCCGCTAAAGTGGGAGCAAGTTATAAGTGAGGCGTTTTGTCTCCATCCGGTGGTTCCTTGGCTCCGCCGGTTTGCCTAGCAGCATGTGTGTCTCGTCGGTCGTGGGTTGTCCAGTTTGGTGGCACTGTCTGAATCTGGTCTGTGTAGGTGGTGGGCGGTGGTGGAGTCGTGTTCTTGTAGGTGTTTTTAATTCTGATCTCTGTTTTGCAGGTTAATCTTTTATTTCAGAAAATGATTGGTGAAGATGGCGGTGGTTCAATCTGGTGGTGGTGAGGTGGTTGTGGCCCCCATGGCTAGGATGCTCAAGTCGTTTGTGTGCCGAAGTCCGGTCAACGGCCTCTCCGAGCTCTCATTCGGGCGCGGGGCCAGTAGTTCATCATTCCAATTTGCTGTTGTTGCTGGTTTTCTCCGGAGCAGTTGGGGTTGCTTGGGGCAAGCTgttgattggtggtggtggtctcCTCCTTGCcttgattgctttgattttcatTGCCGTAGGTTGGGTTTCGCCATCGGTCTCTACATCTGGGAGAGGCCGGCTCGAATTAACGGCGATGCTAGTTTTCTATTGGTTTGTGCGACGGTGGTGATTGAAGTGGTTAGGATTTTGGGGGCTGGTTTGGGTGGGCCGGTCCTTGGTTGGTCCGGGTTAGGGTGTTTTGGGGCTTTATTCTGTATTATTTGGGTGTTGGGTCGAGCTTTATTGTTTTATTAGTCTTGGGCCTTTGTAGACCTTTGGGTGTTATGAATTGTGCCATTTGTGATGTTTCATCCAAATTTTTGTTGAATTCCCTTCCATGTTCCtccgtttttaataaaattttatcttttgcccataaaaaaaaaaaaaaaaaggaagcaaGTTGCCACAACAGCTGAATTAATTATGGAGTTTACATACAGATGATTGCTAATATAGTGATCTATAtttattgttcaaaatatatacttatgtatatatgtacgtatCATCGATACCGATATTTATCTCGATGCCGCGACTTAAAATAGTGATGACGAGGCGCGGTAGATGAATATATAGGTAGCTTCAAGTCCTCTTTTGAGTGAAGTCACCTTTCGTATACATAATGAACTCACATGTTCATGTCTCTATTTAGGAGGTTCCACAGAAGCCAGCAAGAGAGAGAGCAAAttcaagagagaggagagagaggagagagagagagagggggagaatCCAAAGGAAAGGCCATGGGGAGGCCTCCTTGTTGTGACAAAGTTGGAATCAAGAAAGGTCCATGGACACCTGAAGAAGACATCGTCTTGGTCTCCTACATCCAAGAACATGGCCCTGGAAATTGGAGATCAGTCCCCACGAATACTGGTAATTGCAAATAGAAACCTAATCTTtcggttttcttttcttttgctcaTGGATTCGTTAAGCGATATACGGAAGATAATTCCAATTATAAGAACAAAATGAAGTGAATAATTCACTTctttatttccattttccatatagtttttcttttccatagtAAATCTCTCAAAAAGTTCACGATCTAAATACAACCTGAAGATTTTTTCGAAGAATTTTCATGCGATCGATTATCCTaaatctctcttcttctttttttgataaacaatctcattgtttttttggttgcaACAGGGTTGTTAAGGTGCAGCAAAAGTTGCAGGCTTCGATGGACGAATTACCTCAGACCGGGAATCAAGCGCGGAAACTTCACCCCTCACGAAGAAGGGATGATCATTCACCTGCAAGCTTTATTGGGTAACAAGTAATTCCCCAAGAACCTCTCATAGAGATAGTTTATACAATTATTCATCTGTGTCTTACATATTGGCTGTTAACTAGCCTCGTATGGGCCGTTTTGCAACGAGAGTTTGGACCTCCGATacggttatttatttatttaaatatcaGCTTATGTAGTCTATCATCGTCTAATATATGGTACGGTGcctacctatatcaccgatACCATTATGTATCTGTGTATGCAATCTAaaaagggtttttcaaacatGGGGTGCAGATGGGCAGCCATAGCTTCATACCTCCCACAGAGAACAGACAACGACATAAAGAACTACTGGAACACCCACCTGAAGAAGAAGATCAAAAAGTTCCAATCCGCCTTGGATCCGAAAATGGCAACGTCATCAGATTCATCAACCTATCAGTTTGTATCAAAGAGCTTCAGCGACCGAAAAAACGCTTCTTTTGATATCAATACTAGCAGTACTGCTACTGATCATCATGCCTCAAACACTAGTCTCAACTTGAATCACTCTTGTTCAACGTCAGCCAGCTATGCCTCCAGCACCGAAAACATATCGCGACTTCTCGAAGGCTGGATGAGATCTTCTCCGAAAACTGAGAAGTTTCACCAAAGCAACAACACCCTTCAGATATTCGGTACCGTTGGCATGTCCAAAGGAAATACAGCACCCAAGTCAGAACAAGAAGGTGGCCAGTTCGGATCCAACGAGGAGTTAGAATCGATTCTTTTGTTCGATAACATGAGCAATATTGCTTGGGATAAGTCCTCATGTGATTCTGatcatcaccatcatcatcatcagaagAAGGAAAATCTTGTCCATGAGAGGAAGGAAAGGTCAGAAAATGAGCCTCCTTTATCATTTATTGAGAATTGGCTGTTGGGAGAAAATGGTGGCCAGGTAGAGGAAATGATGGAATTGCCTCAGATATTCTGATGATGATCAAGTgcaaagtctctctctccttttttttttttttgcttcctaATTTTTAGCTGCAGATTAAATTATGAGAAAGAACAAtaaaagagccaaaaaaaagtaaaaaaaaattgtgtgttAACTTTGTTGATTGTACTCTTAGGGTTaatcttttttgtcttttgttaaTTTCGGGATCCTGAAAAGTTGGGATCTCTTTTGCAAGATGTAACTTGAGTGATGTATGAATTACTGAATGAATTATTTGAACTaatctagttttttttatttaattttttataggcAATTTGAATCTAGTTCGTCCACTGTATTCACTTTTTAACTGTTTAAACAACCATTTAAATATTTCTAAAATAAGAGAGCAAAATTACGTCGGATTGCTGCACTATACCACTGTATTGTAGTCTATAGTCTACCTCTAGCACTACACAATCCGACACTATACCACTGTAGTGTAGTCTATAGTCTACCTTTGCGCTACAGCGTACCCGAACTTTCTCTTAGTCTTTTTTGACTTAGTAATTTGTTTGTGTACGAGCACTTGACTTAGTGAAGACAAGGACCATCATTCAATTAATCGTCCACTAGCTACGTGGATTAGAttgaaaccaacaaaaaaactaGGACATTAAAAGTGAAAACTCCATTCAATCAAAATCCAAGGACAGGATGGTAAAGAGCTCTAGGGTaagtttgttaatttttctGAATTTCGTTAGAGTCatgcaattattattattatttttcgtaGATTTAATCATTCATTGTCGTGAGAGGAatcttaaaaatataaaaatatgacaaaaaaaactaaagggAAAAGACGAAAAACTGATATCCCTCTGTAAATGAATGATCCCTCTGAGCAAACATAAGAAATaagaaatgcaaaaaagaaTGAACTTTGAAGAGAAATATTACaagtattaacaaatataagcacacaaaaaaaaaaaaaaacttgattaccATTCTGTCatttcaaaatgtattttttaaacATCACCCCTTCTCGAATTTTAGCAGTAAAAATACTGTAGTAATTAAGTGAAAGACGGCATTTGCCCAGAACTGGCTCTAGTGGACAGTGAGTGCGTATTCTTTTACACGACAAATACACGGTTGAGGTCAAGGTCAATGTCGCTGGATTTAATGGCTATACCTATTTTTGTGGCTTGGGTGTGGATTTATTTAAAACGTTTTTGAAGGAATTCCTTTAAGAGTAAAGCCAATATTTGTTGGAAAACTAGTTTGATTAACTTGTGGGCTAAATTAATCTTTACCCCCACACATATGCTTCATTACCTCATACTGTATATAATTAGGAGGTTAGAGACTTGATTATGAGGTTGGAAATTAAAGGAATAATTGCCATTGAGTTGAAGATTTAATTATGAGGTATTCCTATTAAGGGAATAATAACCATTGAAGTGAATTTGGTACAGTGTCACGAAATTCTTGCTTCCAAATATGGTAAATATTTGCTTCAAGACTTCTCTTTTGACAATAGCATGAGAGGGAAACATGTGAACTAAATGACCTTTCGGTGTGGGAAGCTACTGCCTCTCAGCCATGCTGTATCCATCATGGGTACCATGCTAAAAGAACACTTTCACAGGACTTTGTAGAGAACCCAACTACGGTCGAAAGACGGTGTTTGGGTGTTGACCCCACCTGCTGACAGATGATGCTTTGAGCTGTTTTGGGTACTACTCCTTATTGTAGTTGGGTTTCAATTCTATTCGggagttttttgtgttttcattCTACCTTCGGTTGAatttccctccctctctcctaaCTTTATGTACCATTTGTCAggtttcttaataaattttttgcttatcaaaaaaaaaaaagaacccaaCTCTGGGTCTACACCAAATGTACACCAGATTGTGTAAGATCCATTTTAAAATCCAATATTAATGTCCAGAGCCGTTCAATTTCTTTAGAACGTAAGGAtctcttgcaaaaaatcagctcatttgtATTTCAGGAAAAAAGGCGCCGTTcgatttgtttgaaaaataaggGTCTctacaaaaaaatcagttcattcGAATATCGGTAAAGGCCTTAACGATATTCAAATGAGTTGATATTTTGCATGAACTCTGAAATACATGTTTCATATATACACATTGAATGGCTtcaatcatttgtgtgagacccatcACAATACGGCGTAGATTTGGTGTACAACAAATGATGTACTAGTAACCTTGGTTTTTTTACTTTGTCAAATAGGAAGGAAGGGGGCGTTGATCTATATATATGCACCACCAATGATCACATCT carries:
- the LOC131319483 gene encoding transcription factor MYB60 codes for the protein MFMSLFRRFHRSQQEREQIQERGERGERERGGESKGKAMGRPPCCDKVGIKKGPWTPEEDIVLVSYIQEHGPGNWRSVPTNTGLLRCSKSCRLRWTNYLRPGIKRGNFTPHEEGMIIHLQALLGNKWAAIASYLPQRTDNDIKNYWNTHLKKKIKKFQSALDPKMATSSDSSTYQFVSKSFSDRKNASFDINTSSTATDHHASNTSLNLNHSCSTSASYASSTENISRLLEGWMRSSPKTEKFHQSNNTLQIFGTVGMSKGNTAPKSEQEGGQFGSNEELESILLFDNMSNIAWDKSSCDSDHHHHHHQKKENLVHERKERSENEPPLSFIENWLLGENGGQVEEMMELPQIF
- the LOC131320370 gene encoding uncharacterized protein LOC131320370; its protein translation is MAVVQSGGGEVVVAPMARMLKSFVCRSPVNGLSELSFGRGASSSSFQFAVVAGFLRSSWGCLGQAVDWWWWSPPCLDCFDFHCRRLGFAIGLYIWERPARINGDASFLLVCATVVIEVVRILGAGLGGPVLGWSGLGCFGALFCIIWVLGRALLFY